From Synoicihabitans lomoniglobus, the proteins below share one genomic window:
- the trhA gene encoding PAQR family membrane homeostasis protein TrhA, with protein MSATYSAREERANSWTHGVGIPLSVAGLVGVVVAAARHGDGWQITSTAIFGVTLVLLYTTSTLYHAMRQERTKYLLRKFDHAAIFLLIAGTYTPFVLVSLRGPWGWSLFGVVWGLAVAGVILKFWFAGRFRVVSTLLYLGMGWLVLIALKPLLAALPPAGFAWLVAGGASYSLGTVFYLWKRLPYHHAVWHLWVLAGSFCHWVAVFGYVARTA; from the coding sequence ATGAGTGCCACCTATTCCGCGCGCGAAGAACGGGCCAACAGCTGGACCCACGGGGTGGGGATTCCGCTCAGCGTGGCCGGGCTCGTGGGCGTGGTGGTCGCGGCCGCGCGGCATGGGGATGGGTGGCAAATCACCAGCACGGCGATTTTCGGCGTGACGCTGGTGCTGCTCTATACGACGTCGACCCTGTATCACGCCATGCGCCAGGAGCGGACCAAGTATCTGTTGCGGAAGTTTGATCACGCTGCTATTTTTTTGCTCATCGCGGGCACCTATACGCCCTTTGTGCTGGTGTCGCTGCGCGGGCCGTGGGGGTGGAGTTTGTTCGGCGTGGTGTGGGGCCTGGCGGTGGCGGGAGTGATTCTTAAATTCTGGTTCGCGGGGCGGTTTCGCGTCGTATCGACATTGCTTTATCTGGGCATGGGCTGGTTGGTGTTGATCGCGCTCAAACCCCTCTTGGCGGCGTTGCCCCCGGCGGGGTTTGCATGGTTGGTGGCGGGCGGAGCCAGCTACTCGCTGGGCACGGTTTTTTACCTGTGGAAGCGGTTGCCGTATCATCATGCGGTGTGGCACCTGTGGGTGCTGGCGGGTAGCTTCTGCCATTGGGTCGCGGTGTTTGGTTACGTCGCGCGGACGGCTTGA
- a CDS encoding Hsp70 family protein yields MDTFIYGIDFGTSNSAVTIWNAATQSVVADPRVAGVDASFLYFPYSFARMTPVIGNAARQRYVEDGMRGRFFQAIKTILPFTSFTETIINNQSYGIEDLIAIFIHHLKSRADAVTRQDVKRVILGRPAVFSADPTEDQLAEDRLRRAAELAGFTEIHFQFEPIAAAFAYESRIHQPERVLVGDFGGGTSDFTVVQLDPRRQKRTDRTTDILATGGLPVAGNKFDAATMWHKVTPLFGRGATYNSWGKQIDVPESLYRTICQWDQIVFLNNAKKMDFLWRLTGLSSDPAAFERFRALIKENQGFALFQVLEAAKIDLTGRTTTAIDFDHPQIPIHLRMTRSQFNRQTADLTAQITGYLDDFLAGVPIKPNDIETVFLTGGTSLIPKIRSEFVERFGAEKIRDGQEFTSVADGLALSAPLFFPELHG; encoded by the coding sequence ATGGACACGTTCATCTACGGCATCGATTTCGGCACCAGTAATTCGGCGGTAACGATCTGGAATGCAGCCACGCAGTCCGTCGTCGCCGACCCCCGCGTCGCCGGGGTGGACGCCTCGTTCCTGTATTTTCCCTACTCCTTCGCCCGCATGACTCCGGTCATCGGCAACGCCGCCCGCCAGCGCTACGTGGAGGACGGCATGCGCGGTCGGTTTTTTCAGGCGATTAAAACGATCCTCCCGTTCACGTCGTTCACCGAGACGATCATCAACAATCAGTCCTATGGCATCGAAGATCTCATCGCGATTTTCATCCACCATCTGAAGTCCCGCGCCGATGCCGTCACGCGACAGGACGTCAAACGCGTCATCCTCGGCCGTCCCGCCGTGTTTTCCGCCGATCCGACCGAAGATCAACTCGCCGAGGACCGCCTGCGCCGCGCCGCCGAACTGGCGGGCTTCACCGAAATTCATTTTCAATTCGAACCGATCGCCGCCGCCTTCGCCTACGAATCGCGCATCCACCAGCCCGAACGCGTGCTGGTGGGTGACTTCGGCGGCGGCACGTCCGACTTCACCGTCGTGCAGCTTGATCCCCGCCGCCAAAAGCGCACCGACCGCACCACCGACATTCTTGCCACCGGCGGCCTGCCCGTCGCAGGCAACAAATTCGACGCCGCCACCATGTGGCACAAGGTCACCCCGCTGTTCGGTCGCGGCGCCACCTACAACAGCTGGGGCAAACAGATCGACGTGCCCGAGTCGCTCTACCGCACCATTTGTCAGTGGGACCAAATCGTCTTTCTCAACAACGCCAAGAAAATGGATTTCCTCTGGCGACTCACCGGGCTCTCCTCGGACCCCGCCGCCTTTGAACGCTTCCGCGCACTCATCAAGGAGAACCAGGGATTCGCACTGTTTCAGGTGCTCGAGGCGGCCAAGATCGACCTCACGGGCCGGACCACCACGGCCATCGATTTCGACCATCCGCAGATCCCCATTCATCTCCGGATGACGCGCTCGCAGTTCAACCGTCAGACGGCAGACCTCACCGCGCAAATCACCGGCTACCTGGACGATTTTCTGGCCGGCGTGCCCATCAAGCCGAACGACATCGAGACCGTCTTTCTCACCGGCGGCACGTCGCTGATTCCCAAGATCCGGTCCGAGTTCGTCGAACGTTTTGGCGCGGAGAAAATTCGCGACGGTCAAGAGTTCACCAGCGTGGCCGACGGGCTCGCGTTGAGCGCCCCGCTGTTCTTCCCCGAGTTGCACGGCTAG
- a CDS encoding ABC transporter ATP-binding protein, translating to MKTENPFRRVSRYLLRYRGLFVLTLTLAVGSTLFLVSIPQVIKWIVDDVIGAGRKDLLIWGVAALTGCYFLRDLLNSLRIRVNNTLEQKVLVDLRGDLHSRLLDLPVGYYDQRQTGEIASRVIEDVQNVERALLDGTEQGTVSLLTLFGISTILFVQQPLLAALVLAPLPIVIFMGRMHFKAGRVLWKRTREAAGDLNGLLMENISGHRLISSFSLADRERGRFKTAAHRLRDTTLAAMFRWSLHGPGTNFISSLGAVAVMGVGGALLMESNATGGAFSLGDFISFFAYCTLVYEPVSRLNQLNQMLAAARASSDRVFEILDHPIAIQSPAEPQPFPASVPEVRYENVSYGYPDRPPVLKDFSLTLPAGKVTALVGHTGAGKTTLANLLLRYYDVTGGSVSIGGTDVRQLDLSALREQIGLVAQEPFLFNGTVAENLRLARAAATDEELVAALQAAAAWEFVHALPEAMETEIGERGVRLSQGEKQRLTIARVILRNPPLVILDEATASVDTITENAIQQALATLVEERTTLVIAHRLSTVRRADQIVVLAHGRIVEKGTHDDLLGRDGAYAKLWRAQAQADQHAFESLSEL from the coding sequence TTGAAGACTGAGAATCCTTTTCGTCGCGTTTCCCGTTATCTCCTGCGCTATCGCGGGTTGTTTGTGCTCACCCTCACCCTGGCGGTGGGGAGCACGCTATTCCTCGTGTCCATTCCACAGGTCATCAAGTGGATCGTCGACGACGTGATCGGGGCGGGCCGCAAGGATCTGCTCATTTGGGGCGTGGCGGCGTTGACCGGGTGTTACTTTCTGCGCGACTTGCTGAATTCGTTGCGCATTCGGGTGAACAACACGCTCGAACAAAAGGTGTTGGTCGACCTGCGCGGCGACCTGCATTCCCGGCTGCTCGACCTGCCGGTGGGTTACTATGACCAACGCCAGACGGGGGAGATCGCGTCGCGGGTGATCGAGGATGTGCAGAACGTCGAACGCGCGCTGCTTGATGGCACGGAGCAAGGCACCGTGAGTCTGCTGACGTTGTTCGGTATCAGCACGATTCTCTTCGTGCAGCAGCCGTTGCTCGCCGCGCTCGTGCTCGCGCCGTTGCCCATCGTGATCTTCATGGGCCGCATGCATTTCAAGGCGGGTCGCGTGCTGTGGAAGCGCACGCGCGAGGCGGCCGGCGACCTGAATGGTCTGTTGATGGAAAACATCTCCGGGCATCGCCTCATCAGCTCCTTTTCGTTGGCCGATCGTGAGCGCGGCCGCTTCAAGACCGCGGCCCACCGGCTGCGGGACACGACGCTCGCCGCCATGTTCCGGTGGTCCCTGCACGGCCCGGGCACGAACTTCATCAGCAGCCTCGGCGCCGTGGCCGTCATGGGGGTGGGTGGGGCGCTGTTGATGGAGAGCAACGCCACCGGCGGGGCCTTCTCGCTCGGCGATTTCATTAGTTTTTTCGCTTACTGCACGCTGGTATATGAGCCGGTGAGTCGCCTCAACCAGCTCAACCAAATGTTGGCAGCGGCGCGCGCGTCGAGTGACCGGGTGTTTGAAATTCTCGACCATCCCATCGCGATTCAGTCGCCGGCGGAACCACAGCCGTTTCCGGCGAGTGTGCCCGAGGTACGTTACGAAAACGTGAGTTACGGCTACCCGGATCGTCCGCCCGTGCTGAAGGATTTCTCGCTGACACTCCCCGCCGGCAAAGTCACCGCCCTCGTCGGTCACACCGGTGCGGGCAAGACAACGTTGGCCAACCTGTTGCTGCGTTACTACGACGTCACCGGGGGCTCGGTCAGCATCGGTGGCACCGATGTGCGTCAACTCGACCTCAGTGCCCTGCGCGAGCAGATCGGCCTTGTGGCGCAGGAGCCGTTTTTGTTCAACGGCACGGTCGCCGAAAACCTGCGTCTCGCCCGCGCCGCAGCGACCGACGAAGAACTCGTCGCCGCGCTCCAAGCGGCGGCTGCGTGGGAGTTTGTCCATGCGCTGCCCGAGGCGATGGAGACCGAAATCGGTGAGCGCGGCGTGCGACTTTCCCAAGGGGAAAAACAGCGGCTCACGATCGCGCGCGTCATCCTGCGCAACCCGCCGCTCGTCATCCTCGATGAAGCGACCGCCAGCGTCGATACGATCACCGAAAACGCCATTCAACAGGCCCTCGCCACCCTCGTGGAGGAGCGGACCACACTCGTGATTGCGCATCGTCTTTCAACGGTGCGCCGCGCCGACCAAATCGTGGTGCTGGCGCATGGCCGCATTGTCGAAAAAGGCACTCACGACGACCTGCTCGGCCGCGACGGAGCCTACGCCAAGCTCTGGCGGGCCCAGGCGCAGGCCGATCAGCACGCCTTCGAGTCTCTCAGCGAGTTGTGA
- a CDS encoding 50S ribosomal protein L11 methyltransferase, whose protein sequence is MIISSLQRLTVGCFAALRHGLDRVSGWLWSSPTLSGWFYAPEPVLSRDDAYRKFNSTYFAQLDQQERMLADRPRMTFYHAIIERHVAPGSRVIDLGTGTGILAAFAARQGAARVYAIDHAAILDVAQEVIAHNRVPNVEFIAQHSSDVVLDEPVDIILHEQMGDYLFDESMVANICDLRDRLLKPGGRILPSRFEFYCEPVKLHDERHVPFIWDLNLFGIDYGFIKEQRPDEAEYYRQASCDLGVVEAFLGEPKAAIEFDLHTVDDATMPRKIRIKRPVVTAGRLDGFAVYFKVLVDDDLTLSSSPLDPDRAPHWGFRLLRCEMDDLGVGDVVTLTLEVGRWADPDSWNWHYERRSAAALAEMPTAS, encoded by the coding sequence ATGATTATCTCCTCATTACAACGTCTGACGGTCGGGTGTTTCGCCGCGTTGCGGCATGGTCTTGATCGCGTGAGCGGCTGGCTGTGGTCGTCTCCGACTTTATCCGGCTGGTTTTACGCGCCGGAACCGGTGCTGTCGCGAGACGATGCTTACCGGAAGTTCAACAGCACCTATTTTGCCCAGCTCGACCAACAGGAGCGCATGTTGGCGGATCGACCGCGGATGACATTTTACCATGCCATCATCGAGCGGCATGTAGCGCCGGGGTCGCGCGTCATTGATCTGGGCACCGGCACCGGCATTCTGGCGGCGTTTGCGGCTCGGCAAGGTGCCGCCCGGGTGTATGCGATCGATCATGCGGCGATTCTGGATGTGGCTCAGGAGGTGATTGCTCACAACCGCGTGCCCAACGTGGAGTTCATCGCGCAACACAGTTCCGATGTGGTGTTGGATGAGCCAGTCGACATCATCCTGCATGAGCAGATGGGCGACTACCTGTTCGACGAAAGCATGGTGGCCAACATCTGCGACCTGCGGGACCGGCTGCTCAAACCGGGCGGGCGGATCCTGCCGAGTCGGTTCGAGTTTTATTGCGAGCCGGTGAAGCTTCATGATGAGCGGCACGTGCCATTTATCTGGGACCTCAACCTGTTCGGGATCGACTACGGTTTCATCAAGGAGCAGCGCCCGGACGAGGCCGAATATTACCGCCAGGCCAGCTGCGATCTGGGCGTGGTGGAGGCGTTCCTGGGCGAGCCGAAAGCGGCGATCGAATTCGATCTTCACACGGTGGACGATGCCACCATGCCGCGAAAAATCCGGATCAAGCGCCCCGTTGTGACGGCGGGACGTCTGGATGGGTTTGCGGTCTATTTCAAGGTGCTCGTCGACGATGATCTCACGCTCAGCTCGAGTCCACTCGACCCGGACCGGGCACCGCATTGGGGGTTTCGACTCCTGCGGTGCGAGATGGACGATCTGGGGGTGGGCGATGTCGTGACCCTCACGCTCGAAGTTGGGCGTTGGGCCGATCCGGATTCGTGGAACTGGCACTACGAAAGACGCTCGGCCGCCGCCTTGGCGGAGATGCCGACCGCGTCGTAA
- a CDS encoding response regulator transcription factor → MPAADPSTSVSAPMRVVIVEDDAMLRSLMERALQREHDLVWVGSASTAEEARELFERARPELVLLDLRLGRGPGAFDSWQLVDEWPTTMAAPRWIVVTGQPEAGHLRRALDLGLHGYVTKREPFEMLAAAIREVREGRQYYSVGALQLLMDQSAAPGLETLTARERDVLRAAGEGLSVRQTAQRLTVSESTVKTHRQSLMRKLDLHDSVALARYALAAGLAA, encoded by the coding sequence ATGCCCGCTGCTGATCCTTCGACTTCCGTCTCCGCCCCGATGCGCGTGGTCATCGTGGAAGACGATGCGATGTTGCGCTCATTGATGGAACGCGCGCTCCAGCGGGAGCATGATTTGGTCTGGGTGGGCTCGGCATCCACGGCCGAGGAAGCGCGGGAACTTTTCGAGCGAGCCCGGCCGGAGTTGGTGTTGCTCGACTTGCGGCTGGGGCGGGGGCCCGGGGCGTTTGATAGCTGGCAGTTGGTCGACGAGTGGCCGACGACGATGGCAGCGCCGCGCTGGATTGTCGTCACGGGACAACCCGAAGCCGGGCACCTGCGGCGGGCGTTGGACTTGGGGCTACATGGTTACGTCACCAAACGGGAGCCCTTTGAAATGCTCGCCGCCGCGATTCGCGAGGTGCGCGAGGGGCGGCAATATTACTCGGTGGGAGCCCTGCAGCTGCTCATGGATCAATCGGCGGCGCCGGGTTTGGAAACGCTGACCGCGCGCGAGCGGGACGTATTGCGGGCGGCGGGCGAAGGTTTGAGTGTGCGCCAAACCGCGCAGCGCCTGACGGTTTCGGAAAGCACCGTGAAGACTCACCGTCAGAGCTTGATGCGTAAACTCGATCTGCACGATTCGGTGGCGTTGGCGCGTTACGCGTTGGCCGCGGGATTGGCCGCCTGA
- a CDS encoding PEP-CTERM sorting domain-containing protein has protein sequence MELTFDWQFNQTYGLQFRAYESDASGNLGASLVTGTTFSTSLESDVADDAEVFNFFGGYNTNEGISHLDNFATTSVSVSAVPEPSTYAALLGFAALGLAGGRRGRLTRA, from the coding sequence ATGGAGCTGACGTTTGACTGGCAGTTTAACCAAACCTACGGACTCCAGTTCCGCGCTTATGAGTCCGATGCCAGCGGCAATCTCGGAGCGAGCCTGGTGACCGGCACCACCTTCTCGACCAGTCTGGAAAGCGACGTCGCTGACGATGCCGAGGTCTTCAATTTCTTCGGCGGCTACAACACCAACGAGGGCATCTCTCACCTCGACAATTTTGCCACGACGAGCGTCAGCGTCTCTGCCGTGCCGGAGCCATCCACCTATGCCGCACTCCTCGGATTTGCGGCATTGGGACTGGCGGGCGGCCGCAGAGGTCGGCTCACCCGAGCCTGA
- a CDS encoding tetratricopeptide repeat-containing sensor histidine kinase, translating to MRISPILVIGSVGLLLATTAPVRGQEPRRAEDAETESLSPAVVAAKEQLALSRERYQAGDGPGMVAATMAGLQVLGDVDEAAKLRASLWYWAAVGAEYQGDFAVTLERFQRALVIQEEAGLRREVAATLNSLGNTHGYLGDRTAQLDALIKSRDIFEEIGEVRGRAAAANSLGNYFADMKQPEEALPYHEQSVALRRTMEEPRFLASGLMNLGITVQALERLKEAEAIYHEALGIYREIEDPIGLSGILTNLGSMVGGQGRYDEALAFYQEALGYDRATGYTYGQAILTRNLGATYHEIGNDQEALPWMDQAVELARGLENPERLESAYRKRAEVREALADYQGALADWQAMSTVLEAMAVEARKDALLELQTKFETAEKQRAIDRLEREAVEQELTVTRAEAARAAAEQLQAVEQARRRTTLAVAIGTGVAALILAGLFRVTRRSERRLAQKQAELEQALAGLRAGHAELKKLYARKSEWLGFAVHDLRSPLFAIDACCAEIVDGLIETPVEGVREIRGAALRMREELDAWLDAERQEQTEIQVHPVPLELGALVADVVGLNQPAARAKDLTLDYEGRAEATVRADAWRWREVVDNLISNAIKFSPRGARVVVESGRSKAVGWVRVRDEGPGLSPEDRENLFGAFARLSAQPTGGETSTGLGLHLVQRLVMAHGGEIKVTDAPGGGAIFEVSVPLES from the coding sequence ATGAGAATTTCCCCCATTCTAGTCATCGGGTCGGTGGGCTTGTTGTTGGCAACGACCGCTCCCGTCCGGGGGCAGGAACCGCGTCGGGCGGAGGACGCTGAGACGGAAAGCCTGAGTCCGGCAGTGGTCGCGGCGAAGGAGCAGCTGGCGTTGTCGCGGGAGCGCTATCAGGCGGGTGATGGTCCGGGGATGGTGGCGGCGACCATGGCGGGACTGCAGGTGCTGGGCGACGTGGATGAAGCAGCCAAACTGCGAGCGTCGTTGTGGTATTGGGCGGCGGTGGGGGCGGAGTATCAGGGCGATTTCGCGGTGACGTTGGAGCGATTTCAGCGGGCTTTGGTGATTCAGGAAGAGGCGGGCTTGCGACGGGAAGTGGCGGCGACCCTGAATAGTCTGGGCAACACCCACGGATATTTGGGGGACCGCACGGCGCAGTTGGATGCACTCATCAAGTCGCGGGATATTTTCGAAGAGATCGGTGAAGTCCGGGGCCGCGCCGCTGCGGCGAATTCTTTGGGCAACTATTTTGCCGACATGAAGCAGCCGGAGGAAGCGTTACCCTATCATGAACAGAGCGTCGCGTTGCGTCGAACGATGGAGGAACCCCGGTTTCTGGCGTCGGGATTGATGAATCTCGGCATCACCGTGCAAGCGCTGGAACGACTGAAGGAGGCGGAGGCGATCTACCACGAAGCGTTGGGCATCTATCGCGAAATCGAAGATCCGATAGGCTTGTCCGGCATCCTGACCAATCTGGGCTCGATGGTGGGGGGCCAGGGCCGCTACGACGAAGCCCTCGCCTTTTATCAGGAGGCACTGGGCTATGATCGGGCGACGGGCTACACCTACGGGCAGGCGATTCTCACCCGCAATCTGGGGGCCACGTATCATGAGATCGGAAACGATCAGGAGGCCCTTCCCTGGATGGACCAAGCCGTGGAATTGGCCCGGGGGTTGGAGAACCCGGAGCGGCTGGAATCAGCTTATCGGAAACGAGCCGAAGTGCGGGAGGCGTTGGCGGATTACCAGGGGGCGTTGGCCGATTGGCAGGCGATGTCGACCGTGCTGGAAGCGATGGCGGTGGAAGCGCGCAAGGATGCGTTGTTGGAGTTGCAAACGAAGTTCGAGACGGCGGAGAAGCAGCGCGCGATCGATCGGCTGGAGCGGGAAGCGGTCGAGCAGGAGCTCACCGTCACTCGCGCCGAAGCCGCCCGGGCTGCCGCCGAGCAATTGCAAGCGGTGGAGCAAGCCCGGCGGCGGACGACCCTGGCGGTGGCGATCGGCACCGGCGTGGCCGCACTTATTCTGGCCGGGCTCTTCCGGGTGACTCGGCGGTCGGAACGCCGATTGGCGCAGAAACAGGCGGAACTGGAGCAAGCATTGGCCGGGTTGCGGGCCGGACATGCGGAGTTGAAAAAGCTTTATGCGCGCAAAAGTGAGTGGCTGGGGTTTGCCGTGCACGACCTGCGCAGCCCGTTGTTTGCGATCGACGCATGTTGCGCGGAAATTGTCGACGGGTTGATTGAGACGCCGGTGGAAGGGGTGCGGGAGATTCGGGGGGCCGCGCTCCGCATGCGCGAAGAGCTCGACGCCTGGCTCGATGCGGAGCGCCAGGAACAGACGGAAATTCAGGTGCACCCAGTGCCGCTGGAGCTCGGTGCGTTGGTCGCCGATGTGGTGGGTTTGAACCAGCCGGCAGCGCGGGCCAAGGACCTGACGTTGGACTACGAAGGGCGGGCCGAAGCGACGGTGCGGGCCGATGCGTGGCGCTGGCGCGAGGTGGTGGACAATCTGATTTCCAATGCGATCAAGTTTTCGCCCCGAGGCGCCCGCGTCGTAGTCGAATCGGGGAGGTCGAAGGCAGTGGGGTGGGTGCGGGTGCGGGACGAAGGTCCGGGGCTTTCGCCGGAAGATCGGGAGAATTTGTTCGGTGCTTTTGCCCGGCTCTCCGCGCAACCCACCGGCGGCGAAACTTCGACCGGATTGGGGCTGCACCTGGTCCAGCGTTTGGTGATGGCCCACGGTGGCGAAATCAAGGTGACCGACGCTCCGGGAGGTGGCGCGATTTTTGAGGTGTCGGTTCCGTTGGAATCGTAA
- a CDS encoding mechanosensitive ion channel domain-containing protein — translation MVSPARFFNLTHAPRYALPALLGMALATSVITRAQEPTLPAFPGAISSAESGHGETTKEESNKLDPAEIAAARDEVAATLAERRAALDEAGKDSSEADTVWQTQEIELWERLDRVYADQARSADHRVELEAEAAELAERQARRSETSTSINEIPTFAVLEKLYDQRDYFNHAARWLERDIENATDDLNAAEEALDERERERRATREKKEEDPANHLDDFLLAELRSRLAKETLRLRQHALDTLRLQESLIEPNLDLILPQVAWVKARLVHAEAEQRLRDEARAEHLENLREQLEDARDEVSRFSSDLAQAETRENVAKTLLDPRRDGQRVANSLLSLIGRQILRVEQAALVEQRRLDALHHTVDQDTKDDWAEQNETALRRLQNQRREHLSDLVRTRRQLQALRQQVDQDNAPDRATRDALERQLEITQQWIEVADREVSEINAMRNARRRLQEELDAGFSTFSVGEAWHETLRALKLAWEYELFTVDDQPVRVRSLLAVILLIVAGVLVARRISRMIGRLARSRLKWSRGRAAAWQTLFFYAFICFILLNIFSLFHLSLTQFSVISGALAVGLGFGSQNLINNFISGIILLVERPIAEGDLIEIDGAQLWVERIGMRSTVVRSFDNTHIVVPNSRLLEQPVTNWTLSDDVVRQKISVGVAYDSDTRKVDEILNSVLEKLDVVLAEPATLVLFDSFGDNSLNFLAIFHTRIEDRFEALTEVRHCIVDAFRSNGISIAFPQRDVHLDTSKPLQINLQSEAPEVPAKATSPAPEDEPELTRKSEPEPSR, via the coding sequence ATGGTCTCGCCTGCCCGCTTCTTCAATCTGACTCACGCGCCCCGCTACGCCTTGCCCGCGCTGCTGGGAATGGCCCTGGCCACGTCTGTCATCACGCGAGCGCAGGAACCCACTCTGCCCGCATTTCCGGGTGCGATCTCCTCCGCGGAATCTGGCCACGGAGAAACGACCAAGGAAGAAAGTAACAAACTGGATCCGGCGGAAATTGCCGCCGCTCGCGACGAAGTTGCCGCCACGCTGGCGGAGCGTCGGGCGGCGCTGGACGAGGCCGGGAAGGACAGCTCCGAAGCAGACACCGTGTGGCAGACTCAGGAAATCGAACTGTGGGAACGGCTCGACCGCGTCTACGCCGACCAAGCACGCAGTGCGGATCATCGCGTCGAGCTCGAAGCCGAAGCCGCCGAACTGGCGGAGCGCCAAGCCCGGCGCTCCGAGACCAGCACGAGCATCAACGAGATTCCCACCTTCGCCGTGCTCGAAAAGCTCTACGACCAACGTGACTACTTCAACCACGCCGCCCGCTGGCTGGAGCGCGACATCGAGAACGCCACCGATGACCTCAACGCCGCGGAAGAGGCCCTGGACGAGCGCGAGCGCGAGCGCCGGGCCACACGGGAGAAAAAGGAAGAGGACCCGGCGAACCACCTCGACGATTTTCTATTGGCCGAACTCCGCAGTCGCTTGGCGAAAGAAACCCTCCGCCTGCGTCAACACGCTTTGGATACACTACGCCTGCAGGAGTCACTCATTGAGCCCAATCTCGACCTCATTCTGCCGCAGGTGGCATGGGTCAAAGCCAGGCTGGTGCACGCCGAAGCCGAGCAACGCTTACGCGACGAAGCTCGCGCCGAACATCTCGAAAACCTGCGTGAGCAACTCGAAGACGCCCGGGATGAGGTCAGCCGATTCTCCTCCGATCTCGCCCAGGCCGAAACCCGGGAAAACGTCGCCAAAACGCTGCTCGATCCCCGGCGGGATGGTCAGCGCGTCGCCAACAGTCTGCTCAGCCTGATTGGTCGCCAGATCCTGCGGGTCGAACAAGCCGCGCTGGTCGAGCAACGTCGACTCGATGCGCTGCATCACACCGTGGATCAAGACACGAAGGACGACTGGGCCGAGCAAAACGAAACCGCGCTTCGCCGCCTCCAGAATCAGCGGCGCGAACACCTCTCCGACCTCGTCCGCACCCGTCGCCAACTCCAAGCGCTGCGGCAGCAAGTCGATCAGGACAACGCCCCCGACCGCGCGACTCGCGACGCCTTGGAACGGCAGCTTGAAATCACGCAACAATGGATCGAGGTCGCCGATCGGGAGGTGAGCGAAATCAATGCGATGCGCAACGCCCGGCGCCGTCTCCAGGAAGAGCTCGATGCGGGCTTCAGCACCTTCTCGGTGGGTGAAGCATGGCATGAAACCCTGCGTGCGCTCAAACTCGCGTGGGAATACGAACTCTTCACGGTCGACGACCAGCCCGTGCGGGTCCGCTCCCTCCTCGCCGTCATCCTGCTCATCGTCGCGGGTGTCCTCGTGGCCCGCCGGATCAGCCGCATGATTGGACGCCTCGCCCGATCTCGCCTCAAGTGGAGCCGGGGCCGGGCTGCGGCGTGGCAGACGCTGTTTTTCTACGCGTTCATCTGCTTCATTCTGCTGAACATTTTCAGCCTCTTCCACCTGTCGCTCACCCAGTTTTCCGTGATCAGTGGTGCGCTTGCCGTGGGTCTCGGCTTCGGTTCGCAAAACCTGATCAACAACTTCATCAGCGGCATCATTCTGCTCGTCGAACGGCCGATCGCGGAAGGTGATTTGATTGAAATTGACGGAGCCCAACTCTGGGTCGAACGCATCGGCATGCGCAGCACGGTCGTGCGCTCATTCGACAACACTCACATTGTCGTGCCCAACTCGCGCCTGCTCGAGCAACCCGTGACCAACTGGACGCTCTCCGACGACGTCGTCCGGCAGAAAATTTCGGTCGGCGTGGCCTACGACTCCGATACCCGCAAGGTCGACGAAATCCTCAACTCCGTGTTGGAAAAACTGGATGTCGTGCTCGCCGAGCCCGCCACGCTGGTGCTGTTCGATTCGTTCGGAGACAACTCACTCAACTTCCTCGCGATTTTTCACACCCGCATCGAAGACCGTTTTGAGGCCCTCACCGAAGTGCGCCACTGCATCGTCGATGCCTTCCGGAGCAATGGCATCAGCATCGCCTTCCCCCAACGCGATGTGCACCTCGACACCAGCAAACCACTGCAAATCAACCTCCAGTCGGAAGCGCCGGAAGTCCCCGCAAAGGCCACTTCCCCCGCCCCGGAAGATGAGCCGGAACTCACCCGCAAGTCCGAGCCGGAACCCTCGCGATAA